One Salvia miltiorrhiza cultivar Shanhuang (shh) unplaced genomic scaffold, IMPLAD_Smil_shh original_scaffold_455, whole genome shotgun sequence genomic window, tgaagcatgaaactaaacttgtgatcctgacgTTTGtcatgtttgttgattgatttgtatcaATTGGATACTTGTCTCTCTTCATCTAAAGGGGCgatgcccgattgttatcccttcaattcggatttcacaaggtttttcccttgttcattttaatgattagtcgtaccccaattatagttattatttcaagaattggggtgtgacatacGTCTACTTAAGATTATATGAAATATCTTTTGTTATAAGTTTTCATATTGTCCCAATTTAAGTATTAGtgaattttttatcttttaaatattttatatttgttagtCATACAGATAAATGTAAATAAACTATTCAATAGCcagtataatattattaaaatatttattttggtaaCATCTATGATTAAAATAGACTTTAagatattcatttatttattctttcttgaatatttaatcaacatatgtaaaatatttgaaatttaagattaatcaaTCATCATGATTATGTAAACTTCAGAATTTTTCAGTAGAAAATACGAGgtgaacaataataaaaaatttagaatGCAATTAAATTCGTTATTACAAGTTGAACTTGAAGATGTTCGATTTTTTTATGAAGCGTGAAAGAAAGGATGTGAAAATgtcaattcaaaataatttcaattttcaatgaattattaaaaaaataatttactttcttaaaaaaaatcttgaactgttatattatcttatgtcattttcctcattcaatttatttcattaaaaaaattaattcattttaattttaaatttgtctacaaaaaattataaattcacacCGAAAAAGAGTATAAATTTTGATGTGCTCAAAACAACCATCCAACTTCTTCTCATCTCTATTGTCCCATACGCATTGATAAAATATACTCTATTCATCTCAATTAAATAGACTTATTTTCttaagggattatagccaaaaaatacacgaactttgataaaagttccagttttcacctgaactttcaaattggccaaaatatacctgaacttatattttttgttgtaaatttcacctcgacggagttcaataattgcaagttcaggtgaaatttacaacaaaaaatataagttcaggtatattttggctaatttgaaagttcaggtgaaaattgcaacttttatcaaagttcgtgtattttttggctataatcccttttcttaatgaataaaaattattcattaaaagttctagaaaatcttttttgctaatatgcataaaaaataagttttagaaaatcttttttgctaatatgcataaaaaataagttttagaAAGTATTTTTTGCTTAGTAGAAatcttaaataaaaaatatatggaAATTTTGGTGGATATTTTAACTAGCTAATAACGATCgttgataaaaatatattgttaattGATATTGGTCATTGATTTGATGCACATACAACTATAAAAATCATCTTTATTTGAACAATTATAGTATTAGTGAGATCTATCATCTgtataagttatgaaaatattacattttattcaagaaaatattagtactaattttattatagttgtataatataaaaaaacattCAACTTCAAGGTTGATAGCCAACTACATGACATCCTTAATTCTTGACATCTTTGTAATTGGGAATTTTAATTGGTATTGTGCTATTAGTATAACACAGGCACGAAACACTCGTTAGATGATCAGTTGGCTTTGCCAAGCAAAAGGtgtaaataaaatgaaaactaCACCTTTTTCATTAATTTCGTCATTCATCCATTGAAAAACGATATATGGATTGAAAAACGATATATGGATTGTCCTACAGTGGGCACCCACAATGGATTACCACATTGTGAGATTTTTTTTCGTACATGGTGGCTGGTGGCTGGTGGCGtggtaaaaaagaaaaaaaattaagaaagcaGATAAAAGAAATTGTTATTTTAAACGCTCTCAACCCTAAATTCGGGCAGGTTGGGCCGGCCGGCCGGGCTTATTTTAACAACTCTACCCAATTCCTATGAATTCCTCTCTCTCGAAGCGATGGTATCACAAGTTCGCTTACAATCCGACTCGACCACACCCTCAGAATAACCAAGCTCTTTGATCCATGAAAGAGCCTCCTTTATGCCAAGCATCTCACCCTCCTCAACATTCCAACAACCCATAAACTTCACAGATGTACCGTTTCCTTTTAAAGATGAACAATAATGATTCTTGAATAAGTCATTTAATTCTTAAGTCAATCACATATGTATTAGAAAGAGATAATATAATTTAAGTTACATTTAATATagatattaatattaaatataacttATAAGTAAGTCAATtatcaataaatttaataaaaaaacataatatctatttttcaaaataacgacataacaaataaataaaaaaatctaaaaaataattgaattttaaaattttgatggTAAACGCGATTGTTATCATGCTCAAAACATGTAATAAAGTAATTTATATTcaatatatgcacataataattaatgtttagTATATGATATTTAATCACTATTCATTGAAATTGAGTTTCTGTCAAAGTCTGATGAGTGAATGGCGGTAGAGACGGCGATGTAGAATTCTCTCCTATGGTGCTCGAAAACGAATCCGATTGCTTCATGCTCCTTCTCATCATCTCATTCCCTTTCCCATTAACGTTCAGATAATTTAAGCTCTTCTCCAATATGCAGTGGCATATTTGTATATTTCTTAGAATTATTCTCTTTCTGATGTGTCTCGATTTATTCATTTAGCCCTCTGCTCGAAAGCATTAGTAAAAATCGCTCTTTATTCGTGTTTTGTGCACCCACGATCATCGAAACTTTTctttaacaatttaataaatttgtgGTCCGTCAAATGGATTATAGCTCGTGGAGGAGGGCTGGAATTCGTAAATACAGAAAAAGACAGCACAAGTTGAAAACTAGTGTCGATGTAGGCTTAGCCACACAATCTTGGAAAGCCAtcacatttgaaaaaaaaaatcagacaagGTCATTTCCGTCATTTCACATCGCCTCAACTGTTTATTAAGTTTCGCCCTTCATCCTCCCCACATCTTATAACCCTATAAACAAATCGCCGCCGCCACCCGCCGCCTCTTTACACCGTCTGCAATGGCGGCCGCCGCTTCCACCTCCGCATCCCCAGCCATCACCAGGAACACCTCTCTCCTCACCAAGCCGAAGCTCAGCTCACGATTCACCGTTCCATTCCCCCCAAGCCCCCATcactccgccgccgccgccgcctcctgcCGCCGCCCGATGCAAATCTCAAGCGTCCTATCCTCTCCTAAGCCGCAGACCGGCGAGCAGGAGGCCTTCGTCTCCCGATTCGGCCCCGACGAGCCGCGCAAGGGCAGCGACGTCCTCGTGGAGGCGCTGGAGCGCGAGGGCGTCACCGACGTCTTCGCCTACCCCGGCGGCGCGTCGATGGAGATCCACCAGGCGCTGACGCGCTCCGACATCATCCGCAACGTCCTCCCCCGCCACGAGCAGGGCGGCGTCTTCGCCGCCGAGGGCTACGCCCGCGCCTCCGGCGTCCCCGGCGTCTGCATTGCCACCTCCGGCCCCGGCGCCACCAATCTGGTCTCCGGACTCGCCGACGCCCTCCTCGACAGCGTGCCGATGGTGGCGATCACCGGCCAGGTCCCACGCCGCATGATCGGCACCGATGCGTTCCAGGAAACCCCAATCGTCGAGGTAACTAGGTCAATAACGAAGCATAATTATCTTGTATTGGATGTTGATGATATTCCTAGAATTGTGAAAGAGGCCTTCTTTATAGCCCGGTCTGGTAGGCCCGGCCCTGTTCTAATCGATGTTCCGAAAGATATTCAACAGCAAATGGTGATTCCGAATTGGAACCAGCCAATGCGATTGACTGGTTATTTGTCTAGATTGCCTAAGCCTCCTAGCGAGATGTTGTTGGAGCAGATAGGTAGGTTAGTATCCGAGTCGAAAAAACCAGTGCTTTATGTAGGAGGGGGTTGTTTGAATTCGAGTGAGGAGTTGAGGAAATTTGTCGAGCTCACTGGAATCCCCGTTGCAAGCACGTTGATGGGGCTCGGCTCTTATCCTGGTTCGGATGAGGATTTCGCCTTGCAAATGCTGGGAATGCACGGCACTGTATATGCAAACTATGCAGTAGACAAGAGTGATTTGTTGCTTGCATTTGGGGTTAGGTTTGATGATCGTGTGACTGGTAAGCTCGAGGCGTTTGCTAGTCGGGCTAAGATCGTTCACATTGATATTGACTCGGCTGAGATTGGGAAGAATAAGCAACCTCATGTGTCAATTTGTGCTGATCTCAAGTTGGCTCTTGAGGGGTTGAATTCCATACTTGAGGAGAAAGTGAGGGATGGTGATGTTAAACTCGACTTTTCAGCGTGGAGGGATGAGTTGAAGGAGCAAAGGATCAAACACCCCTTGAGTTTCAAGACATTTGGAGATGCAATTCCTCCTCAATACGCGATTCAGATGCTTGATGAGTTGACGGGTGGGAAGGCTATCATTAGTACTGGCGTCGGGCAGCATCAGATGTGGGCTGCTCAGTTCTACAAGTACAATAGGCCGAGGCAGTGGCTGACATCGGGTGGTCTTGGTGCAATGGGGTTTGGTCTGCCTGCAGCCATTGGAGCTGCTGTGGCGAGACCTGATGCTGTCGTTGTGGACATTGATGGTGACGGGAGTTTCATCATGAATGTTCAAGAGCTGGCTACAATAAGAGTGGAGAACCTTCCTATCAAGATCATGCTGTTGAATAACCAGCACTTGGGCATGGTGGTTCAATGGGAAGACCGGTTCTATAAGGCCAACCGAGCTCACACTTATCTAGGAAACCCTTCGGATGAGTCGCAGATATTCCCCAACATGCTCAAGTTCGCAGAGGCTTGCGACATACCAGCAGCCCGGGTGACTAGGAAGGAAGAACTGAGGGCGGCAATGCAGAAGATGCTGGATACCCCCGGCCCGTACTTGTTGGATGTGATTGTCCCTCATCAAGAGCATGTGCTGCCTATGATTCCCAGTGGCGGCGCTTTCAAAGATGTGATCACTGAAGGCGACGGAAGAACTAAATATTGAGCTCGAACTCGATGAGGATGCTTTCTAGCAGAGCCTATACAGTAGTACCAAGCATGAAGAGGTAACATGATAACATCTTCTATCTTGCTTATTTTCTGTTGTTAGTGTTTTTGTATCTAGGTGATTGGAGAGGTTGAAAATCATCTGCTGTTGAGTATTATGGTAGTTGTTTGATGATAATGTACTTTTGCTGTAGGGTGTAATAATGCTATCATGTATGTAAGAATTTAGTGTTACAGCAATGCATGGTTTGGTTGAATTTTGAATAATCTTATGGTGAAATGCATCAATTTTAGTATCTATGCTTTATCtacatatgtgtgtgtgtgtgtgtgttttactTTCTTGAGTTGGAGAATGCTTTATCTAGAAAGTTGTTGATGCTTGTTGCTTTATAGGCACAAGATCAAAATATCCAGATCAAAATATCATTTTGGGAAATTCTAGTTAGTGCTGTTATAGTCAAGTCTCCATATCAAATTCAAACCaatgtttttatatttaatttgaagtaTTTTAATGTTTGTGGCAAGTGACAGTGGCAAATGTCTTTTCCTCTAAATTATTATTGTTCCTTGTTCATTTCTGTTTCATGTGACAAAAAAATAATACGAGTATGATAATTATGCTTTGTAATTGACTTAGTTGCTTCAACAATTGGGTTTTTTCGGAAGATAAAAACAATATAGACTAATTAACTAcatattttgatggattgagtaattttaaacTTGTTCAATCATGTAATCCTTTAAATAATCAAATcctatatagtattaatttattctacCATTTAAAAGTAAAAATCCCTTGTAATGCAACATTTGTTCCTAATGAAGGTTTCTCCTATTTTGTAACACGagcaaaatatattttctttttggaacATCAAACGTCATTAATTTCATTTAAGGATCTTAAATACTCTAGCCTATATCTTTGTTTAGTAGttgattataaattttaattgaatactactcccttcgtctcgtGAGGCTTGGgcaatttcttttcgacatAAGTCTTAAGGAGTtagtaattattaatattttgtgtattaagtgtgacagatgaaaaagtgaaaaaggtgaataaagaaaaaaacttttgtcatataagtaaagtgctcaagcttcgcgggacAACCTGAAAAGGAATACTGTTCAAGCTTCatgaaacggagggagtataatttattgcaATTAAtaactttaaaattaaattaaaacacatGAAACTAAAATCGCAAAATAtggaagattaaaaaaaaaaatcatattagtAGAGTATGGTAAAGTCAGATAGAGATCTCGTATGAATTTAAAATACAGAAGATTTTGAGGTTATTCTTTTGGACctcaaaataaatgaagaaataGCATAAGCTAGTTTCTTTTAGAGGATTAAAAATAGTTTCCAATTACTCCTCCATGGAGACTTTAACATTTATAACATTAATTCGTGATTAAAAATTACTCCTTCAATTAAAATGATGGATAGCTAGATGTGGAAACTTACATTAATATAACAATCTATTAATATAACAACATGGCCTATTAGCTCAGTTGGTTAGAGCGTCGTGCTAATAACGCGAAGGTCGCAGGTTCGAAACCTGCATGGgccaaaaatttaattttttccattttaaaAGTTTACTGTCTTATTTCATCTTATTTAAGCTATTATTGATTACTTTAAtctacataaataaaaataaaaagaattaaaaaaagaaatttatttaTCCAATCTTACATCATCTAGtttttccatttcttatttAAGCTATTGTTGATTACTTTAAtgtacataaataaaaataaaaataattaaatagaattctgttaagttttaatctttaaataaatattaatttcatattttaaatccaatatttacataaaatattaaattaaagctcttctcgtgatctttaattcaatatgcatatcaaatttaCACTTAgccgaatttcacaattttagaaaataaataaaataaaatataagaagataaaaaaaaatatagttgacaaataaattttaaattctaatataatcacaaaattgtcactcaaattaaaattgattgtatttttaaatagtataatttttttattagattAATTCCATTCCTTTGTGATCCGTTGTCCCCTTTCCTCTTTTTAGTCATTGCCGAAGGGCTAAATGCCTTGATGGAGAGAGCTACTGATCTCCAGCTCGTGTCTCCGGCTGTTTTGGGGATGGATAAAATTTCTGTGTCACATCTTCAATATGCAGATGACACAATATTCCTGTTGGCAGCTAACGAGGGGAATGTGACTTTTATTAAAAGGatccttcttctcttccaatTCCTTTCAGGGCTCAAAATCAACTTCGACAAGAGCAACTTGATGGCAGTGGGTGTCGAAAATACGTGTTTAAGGAGGTGGGCAGGTTATCTCAATTGTAAGGAGGGATCTCTTCCTTTCAATTATCTTGGTATCAAGGTTGGGGGACGGATGAATAGCAGTGTGGAATGGAGTTGCGTGGTGGAAAAAGTGTTGAGGAAAATCAGAGGTTGGAAGAAGAAATCTCTTTCTTTGGCAGGGCGCATCGTTCTTGTGAAGTCGGTCCTTCAAGCCATCCCAGTGTTTCAATTGTCTTTTTCCTTCATTCCTAAATCGGTAATTCACGACCTCAACTCCGTTTTTGGAAAATTTTTGTGGGGGGAAGTGGCGTGTCTAGGTCTATTGCTTGGTTCAAATGGAAAGACATGTGTGTCGACAAGCTTCAAGGGGGATTGGGCTTTCGAAACATTGAATGGTTTAACAAGGTCTTGGTGTTTAAATGGGTGTGGAGGTACTTGGTCGAGAGGGAGGCGTTGTGGGTCAGGGTGATTAAATCCTTGTACGAGGATTTGTCAAGAGGGGAGGGGGGGGAGTGGAGGGTGGAGAAAAGGGGCGGGATGAAGGGATGGTGGTCGAAAATTGTTGGGAGGGTGGGGAGGGAGGAAGAAAAGTGGTTTAGTGGCAATATTCAAAGGATTATGGGGAATGGTAGAGAGGTTAGTTTTTGGGGTGAGACGTGGGTGGGGAACAGCAACCTCAAGATCCTCTTCCCTAGACTTTTTAATCTTAGCCTCTTTAAAGATGGTAATGTGGAGGAGGCTGGGAAATGGACGGAGGAAGGGTGGGTGTGGGATCTCAAGTGGCGAAGGGAGCTGAGGGAGAGGGAAAAAGAGATGGAGGAAAATTTGCGGTCAGTCATTGGAGCGCTTTCTCCTTGCCCAGACCTCAAGGACGACTGGAGTTGGAAGGACGCAGCGGGGGGAAAATTCTCGACTAAAGCGGCCTATGAGGAGTGCGCAAAGGCGGAAGGTGATCATTTTGGGAGACACATTGAAGCTAGCGCACAACTGTGGACGGCACCGGCCCCTAACAAAGCCAgagtgacagcttggagaagcatttgtaacaggctgccaacatgcgaaaaccttctcaaaaggaATGTCCTCATCCCAGCCGAAGAACAGTGGTGCAATGCGTGTGTGTGGAGGGAGGAAACAACTGAACATTCTTTTCTCCATTGTCCGAAAGTTGACCGCGTGTGGGAC contains:
- the LOC131004700 gene encoding acetolactate synthase 1, chloroplastic-like, with translation MAAAASTSASPAITRNTSLLTKPKLSSRFTVPFPPSPHHSAAAAASCRRPMQISSVLSSPKPQTGEQEAFVSRFGPDEPRKGSDVLVEALEREGVTDVFAYPGGASMEIHQALTRSDIIRNVLPRHEQGGVFAAEGYARASGVPGVCIATSGPGATNLVSGLADALLDSVPMVAITGQVPRRMIGTDAFQETPIVEVTRSITKHNYLVLDVDDIPRIVKEAFFIARSGRPGPVLIDVPKDIQQQMVIPNWNQPMRLTGYLSRLPKPPSEMLLEQIGRLVSESKKPVLYVGGGCLNSSEELRKFVELTGIPVASTLMGLGSYPGSDEDFALQMLGMHGTVYANYAVDKSDLLLAFGVRFDDRVTGKLEAFASRAKIVHIDIDSAEIGKNKQPHVSICADLKLALEGLNSILEEKVRDGDVKLDFSAWRDELKEQRIKHPLSFKTFGDAIPPQYAIQMLDELTGGKAIISTGVGQHQMWAAQFYKYNRPRQWLTSGGLGAMGFGLPAAIGAAVARPDAVVVDIDGDGSFIMNVQELATIRVENLPIKIMLLNNQHLGMVVQWEDRFYKANRAHTYLGNPSDESQIFPNMLKFAEACDIPAARVTRKEELRAAMQKMLDTPGPYLLDVIVPHQEHVLPMIPSGGAFKDVITEGDGRTKY